A single region of the Nicotiana sylvestris chromosome 6, ASM39365v2, whole genome shotgun sequence genome encodes:
- the LOC104229557 gene encoding receptor-like serine/threonine-protein kinase SD1-8, translating to MESKNKYSLTFLKLVLFLCFSFEAKTNTTNQKLSLGDTLDVEKSITIGVTVVSSGGIFEMGFFKLGNLSNYYIGIWYKQITPQTIVWVANRETPLSLSEMGSAELKIMQDNLVLLSGNKLSIWTTNINSSTNKPVVAILRDDGNLILNHGSNSLWQSFDHPSHTFLPGSKLGYNKKTKTQQTLTSWTNSEDPSPGLFSLEIKPNGESIVRWNKTVQYWSSGPWNGHGWGTIPLKSNPMFNFTFINNMNEVYFSYYIFNPSVMSRFIIDVTGEIKQLTWLNSTKRWNTFFAQPAQSCDVYGYCGAYGACNDSSSIALCDCLPGFTPRSKKDWDLNSFSGGCERKTSLTCGNASASILEEDKYWMHSHMRLPIDNNILAIGSATECEYTCLNNCSCNAYAFDDNKCLAWDGDLFNLQQLSENDASGITIYVKLAASEFSAPKVAYQTHKSRRLKVALPTTIATTLFLCSLIFLFYKTRRARSKGNPHLHNWLNTEKGENDLIDEEDEKGTDVPFFSLESILAATDNFSEENKLGRGGFGLVYKGKFQGGREIAVKRLSAQSGQGINEFKNEVILIARLQHRNLVRLMGYCVQGNEKILLYEYMPNKSLDTFIFDERNHTLIDWKKRFDIISGIARGILYLHHDSRLRIIHRDLKTSNILLDKEMTPKISDFGLARIVQGNITEANTNKVVGTYGYMSPEYALDGLFSVKSDVFSFGVIMLEIICGKRNTGFYQREEALNLLSYTWKLWNEGNVMSLVDDSLLESCNEEDALKCINIALLCVQEDANIRPSMPDVIMMLGSESISILKPNKPAFTVRTRAYSTTLSSSESYINSCNELTVTVEDGR from the exons ATGGAAAGCAAAAATAAATATTCTCTCACTTTCCTCAAACTTGTATTGTTCTTGTGCTTTTCTTTCGAAGCTAAGACAAACACTACGAACCAAAAATTGTCCCTTGGGGATACGCTTGATGTAGAGAAATCCATTACTATTGGCGTAACTGTGGTATCTTCCGGTGGAATATTTGAGATGGGCTTCTTCAAACTTGGTAATCTATCAAATTATTACATCGGTATATGGTATAAGCAAATAACCCCACAAACCATAGTTTGGGTAGCAAATAGGGAGACTCCTCTTTCGCTTTCTGAGATGGGATCAGCAGAGCTCAAAATTATGCAGGATAACTTGGTGCTTCTCAGTGGGAATAAACTCTCAATTTGGACAACAAATATTAACTCCAGTACGAATAAACCTGTGGTTGCGATTCTTCGTGATGATGGGAATTTGATTTTGAACCATGGGTCCAATTCACTGTGGCAAAGTTTTGATCATCCAAGCCATACATTTTTGCCTGGTTCTAAACTTGGCTACAACAAAAAAACTAAAACACAACAAACTCTTACTTCTTGGACCAACTCTGAAGATCCTAGCCCAGGGCTCTTTTCCCTTGAGATAAAACCTAACGGTGAGTCCATTGTTAGGTGGAACAAGACTGTACAGTATTGGTCAAGCGGACCTTGGAATGGACACGGCTGGGGCACAATACCTCTAAAATCAAACCCCATGTTCAATTTCACGTTTATAAATAACATGAATGAGGTATATTTTTCATATTATATTTTTAATCCTTCGGTTATGTCAAGATTCATAATAGATGTCACGGGGGAAATTAAGCAGCTGACGTGGTTGAATAGTACCAAACGGTGGAATACGTTTTTCGCTCAACCAGCACAATCATGTGATGTTTACGGTTATTGTGGTGCATATGGTGCATGCAATGACAGCTCAAGTATTGCCTTGTGTGATTGTTTGCCTGGTTTCACTCCTAGATCAAAGAAAGATTGGGATTTGAACAGTTTCTCTGGTGGTTGTGAGAGAAAAACAAGTTTGACTTGTGGTAATGCTAGTGCATCTATTTTGGAGGAAGACAAGTACTGGATGCATTCTCATATGAGATTACCGATTGATAACAATATTTTAGCCATTGGCAGTGCAACAGAATGCGAATACACTTGTTTGAATAATTGCTCTTGTAATGCTTATGCTTTTGATGACAACAAATGTCTGGCTTGGGATGGAGACCTCTTCAACTTGCAACAACTCTCCGAAAATGATGCAAGTGGAATAACAATTTATGTAAAACTAGCTGCTTCTGAATTTTCAGCTCCCAAAG TTGCATACCAAACACATAAATCAAGAAGGCTAAAAGTTGCTCTTCCTACTACAATTGCCACTACTCTTTTCCTATGCAGCCTTATCTTCCTATTCTATAAAACAAGGAGAGCAAGAAGTAAAG GAAATCCACATCTACACAACTGGTTGAACACTGAAAAGGGAGAAAATGACTTAATAGATGAAGAGGATGAGAAAGGCACCGATGTTCCATTTTTTAGTTTGGAAAGCATTCTAGCGGCAACAGATAACTTCTCAGAAGAAAATAAGTTGGGACGTGGTGGTTTTGGCCTTGTTTATAAG GGAAAATTTCAGGGAGGACGAGAAATTGCAGTCAAAAGGTTATCCGCCCAGTCAGGTCAAGGAATTAATGAATTCAAGAATGAAGTAATATTAATTGCAAGACTACAACATCGAAATCTCGTTAGACTTATGGGTTACTGCGTCCAAGGAAATGAAAAGATCTTGCTCTatgaatatatgccaaataaaagCTTAGACACATTCATATTTG ATGAAAGAAATCACACGTTAATAGATTGGAAGAAGCGATTTGATATCATCTCGGGTATTGCTCGAGGAATTCTTTATTTGCACCATGATTCAAGGTTGAGAATCATTCACAGAGATTTAAAAACAAGTAACATATTACTTGATAAAGAGATGACCCCCAAGATTTCAGATTTTGGCTTAGCAAGGATTGTCCAAGGGAATATTACGGAAGCAAATACAAATAAAGTTGTTGGAACATA TGGCTACATGTCTCCAGAATATGCATTAGATGGATTGTTCTCAGTCAAGTCAGATGTTTTTAGTTTTGGTGTAATTATGCTTGAGATCATTTGTGGTAAGAGAAATACAGGATTTTATCAGCGAGAGGAAGCGTTAAACCTCCTAAGTTAT ACATGGAAATTGTGGAACGAAGGAAATGTTATGAGCTTAGTTGACGATTCCTTACTTGAATCATGCAACGAAGAAGATGCATTAAAATGTATTAATATTGCACTCTTATGTGTACAAGAAGATGCCAATATTCGTCCAAGCATGCCAGACGTAATTATGATGCTTGGTAGTGAAAGCATTTCCATTCTAAAACCTAATAAACCTGCTTTTACAGTAAGAACACGTGCTTATAGCACAACTTTGTCCTCAAGCGAGTCATACATCAACTCCTGTAATGAGTTGACAGTTACCGTAGAAGATGGCCGGTAA